In a single window of the Nodularia spumigena CCY9414 genome:
- the cas10 gene encoding type III-B CRISPR-associated protein Cas10/Cmr2, whose amino-acid sequence MTNTNSITIAIAWCLAWGNESEAVLQKTREALKSQAELPKEFQKFVAQVEELQDLPFPQTVAELKDLTEKYPHLWNSKIGLVYGGATKIKQYVFEASKLPEIRGASALLDRINLIDLPAFFGCENNLEYPQCQRTQTYCQEVRKKWLDKSENFPGLSKALIPELIIYSTGGNILAFCPSAFVDDLANAIEKRYTGETLTANSCAVGDKFKLLEVKFGLLPNAITNETFWLEKCVNNWEENPLIKAYFEQPNKLPEKAFKERKTFNELAGKLASLFNQRRNGNILLGNNRPLRCYPPMFETHPYLVRDESDRRSAVIKAEGLPNEPWFSESLARKRIVGQIAKKDHNSRKWYDQAGFDWEPGDEIETWVNKFEFFLHQTPHKYYGKIRSEKIHPDRVKEAISVREIGDASITPGFIAYIYADGNNMGGYIQKEIKNPQDYQNFSRDIGEATENSVYAALTKHLAPHKINPTLQAERKSDQDVWIHPFEILTIGGDDVMLIVPADKALAIAKTIGEEFEKILLSKGKVYKEDKKYDPQKVHRYQVKDEIYGDKQCKLSMSTGVLITADDTPIYYAEKLTEQLLKSAKKQAKELKKKHYYGGTVDFLVMKSVTMISSNISEFRTEGLTKFTNKQQKLKLYAAPYTLHELGGLWETAKALKNAEFPRSQLYQIRSLLEQGKQTAILNYRYFRVRLSDKKAQELLEKQFEKAWCQPKSNNGNLAPWMSLQEEEDKVSYETIWRELVDLYPFIAKKQDDSVRTISQSQTSQP is encoded by the coding sequence ATGACAAATACAAATTCTATTACAATTGCGATCGCTTGGTGTTTAGCCTGGGGAAATGAGTCAGAAGCCGTATTACAAAAAACGCGAGAAGCTTTGAAGAGTCAGGCAGAATTACCAAAAGAATTTCAAAAGTTTGTGGCACAAGTCGAAGAATTGCAAGATTTGCCATTTCCCCAAACAGTAGCAGAACTCAAGGATTTAACAGAAAAATATCCCCATCTGTGGAATTCTAAAATCGGTTTAGTTTATGGTGGCGCGACTAAAATTAAACAATATGTATTTGAAGCTTCTAAGCTTCCAGAGATCCGAGGTGCTTCGGCTTTATTAGACCGAATTAATTTAATTGATTTACCTGCATTTTTTGGTTGTGAAAATAATCTAGAATATCCGCAGTGTCAACGGACTCAAACTTACTGTCAAGAAGTCAGAAAAAAATGGTTAGATAAATCAGAAAATTTTCCTGGGCTTTCAAAGGCACTCATTCCAGAATTAATTATTTATTCTACAGGTGGAAACATCCTAGCATTTTGTCCTTCTGCTTTCGTAGATGATTTGGCAAATGCTATTGAAAAACGTTATACTGGAGAAACATTAACAGCTAATTCTTGTGCAGTTGGCGATAAATTTAAGCTCCTAGAAGTTAAATTTGGATTATTGCCCAACGCTATCACTAATGAGACATTTTGGCTAGAAAAATGTGTTAATAACTGGGAGGAAAACCCACTAATAAAAGCTTACTTTGAGCAGCCGAATAAATTACCAGAGAAGGCTTTTAAAGAACGGAAAACATTTAATGAATTAGCTGGTAAACTAGCATCTTTATTTAATCAACGGCGTAATGGTAATATTTTACTAGGTAACAATAGACCTTTGCGCTGTTATCCGCCAATGTTTGAAACTCATCCTTATCTAGTCAGAGATGAAAGCGATCGCCGTTCCGCAGTCATAAAAGCCGAAGGACTTCCCAATGAACCTTGGTTTTCTGAAAGTTTAGCCCGGAAGCGCATTGTCGGACAAATAGCTAAAAAAGATCATAATTCTAGAAAGTGGTATGATCAAGCAGGTTTTGATTGGGAACCAGGGGATGAAATTGAAACTTGGGTGAATAAATTTGAGTTTTTCTTGCATCAGACACCACATAAATATTATGGTAAAATTCGCTCAGAAAAGATTCATCCTGACCGAGTAAAAGAAGCTATTTCTGTCAGAGAAATTGGTGATGCTAGTATCACTCCTGGCTTTATTGCTTATATTTATGCAGATGGGAACAATATGGGGGGATACATCCAAAAAGAAATTAAAAATCCCCAAGATTACCAAAATTTTAGTCGGGATATTGGGGAAGCTACAGAAAATTCAGTTTATGCGGCTTTAACAAAACATCTCGCACCCCATAAAATAAACCCAACTTTACAAGCTGAAAGAAAGAGTGATCAGGACGTTTGGATTCATCCCTTTGAAATTTTAACCATTGGTGGTGATGATGTGATGCTGATTGTTCCCGCAGATAAAGCATTAGCCATTGCTAAAACCATTGGCGAAGAGTTTGAAAAAATCCTGTTAAGTAAAGGAAAAGTATACAAAGAAGATAAAAAATATGACCCTCAAAAAGTACACCGCTATCAAGTTAAAGATGAAATTTATGGAGATAAGCAATGTAAATTAAGTATGTCTACGGGGGTATTAATTACGGCTGATGATACACCAATATATTATGCAGAAAAGCTGACAGAACAGTTATTGAAATCTGCGAAAAAACAAGCCAAAGAACTGAAGAAGAAACATTACTACGGGGGAACGGTAGATTTTCTGGTAATGAAATCAGTAACGATGATTTCTTCTAATATTAGTGAATTTCGCACTGAGGGATTAACTAAATTTACCAACAAACAGCAAAAACTCAAGCTATATGCAGCACCTTATACTTTACATGAATTGGGGGGATTGTGGGAAACGGCGAAAGCTTTAAAAAATGCAGAATTTCCGCGATCGCAACTTTACCAAATCCGCAGCTTACTAGAACAGGGAAAACAAACAGCCATTCTGAATTATCGTTATTTCCGAGTCAGGTTGAGTGATAAAAAAGCTCAAGAGTTGCTGGAAAAACAGTTTGAAAAAGCATGGTGTCAACCTAAATCTAATAATGGAAATCTTGCGCCTTGGATGTCTTTACAAGAGGAAGAGGATAAAGTTAGCTATGAAACCATCTGGCGAGAATTGGTAGATTTATATCCCTTTATCGCTAAAAAGCAGGATGATTCCGTGCGGACAATATCACAGTCACAAACATCGCAACCATGA
- the crn3 gene encoding CRISPR-associated ring nuclease Crn3/Csx3 yields MTEPALSLHLSESVISQSWKYQFLTISLTKSDRLIEPADLRNLELPCGIDTTGGVVISGRAPIWLYAYLVHELHPTAWVACYDPRLGAVVVATHTHLVRIGDVILIEPPNGRQKELCPALMIVGPPDSGKSVFSHALFQALLAENPEIYLQRAHWDGEGNYLLELEATTTEEEIEAFKMRDRGTLTERFFPYHSQVILQLRRQKSLVIVDVGGMVQPEKLPILEACTHYMIISSQVAAIDAWHEFCGARGNLKPIGVINSVLSPTEIIHQEQPYLEMTAGPWIRGNAATVPHAFLKRVRDLIILNK; encoded by the coding sequence ATGACTGAACCCGCATTGAGTTTACACTTAAGTGAATCGGTGATTTCCCAAAGCTGGAAATACCAATTTTTAACGATTTCGTTAACCAAAAGCGATCGCCTGATTGAACCAGCAGATTTGAGAAATTTAGAACTTCCATGTGGTATTGATACAACCGGCGGTGTGGTGATTTCTGGACGCGCCCCCATTTGGTTATATGCTTACTTGGTTCATGAACTCCATCCCACGGCTTGGGTAGCTTGTTATGATCCGCGTTTGGGTGCGGTGGTTGTGGCTACTCACACTCATTTAGTTCGCATTGGTGATGTGATTCTGATTGAACCACCCAATGGCCGTCAGAAAGAATTATGTCCGGCTTTAATGATTGTCGGACCACCAGATAGTGGTAAAAGTGTGTTTTCTCATGCTTTGTTTCAAGCTTTGTTGGCGGAAAATCCGGAGATATATCTGCAACGCGCCCATTGGGATGGAGAGGGTAATTACCTTTTAGAATTAGAAGCAACAACTACTGAGGAGGAAATTGAGGCTTTTAAAATGCGCGATCGCGGTACTTTAACTGAGCGATTTTTCCCTTACCATTCTCAAGTTATCCTTCAGTTACGAAGACAAAAATCCCTGGTAATTGTCGATGTGGGCGGAATGGTACAACCGGAAAAGTTACCGATTTTAGAGGCTTGTACCCATTATATGATTATCAGTTCCCAAGTTGCGGCTATTGATGCGTGGCATGAATTTTGTGGGGCGCGTGGTAATTTAAAACCCATCGGTGTAATTAACAGTGTTCTGAGTCCGACAGAAATTATTCATCAGGAACAACCTTATTTAGAGATGACTGCTGGCCCGTGGATACGCGGAAATGCTGCTACTGTTCCTCACGCTTTTTTAAAACGGGTGAGAGATTTAATTATCCTAAATAAGTAA
- the csx18 gene encoding CRISPR-associated protein Csx18 — MSLFVAKKLVMYRSGIVAVINAGITWIILIIAPLGLFSVILCTVGVFISSLAAGWVGDRSLLKLLEENYRDVMSASRESQNIDAASYLDLLPQNKGTKADD; from the coding sequence ATGTCTTTATTTGTGGCGAAAAAGCTGGTAATGTACCGCAGTGGGATTGTTGCAGTGATTAATGCTGGGATTACCTGGATTATTTTGATTATTGCTCCCTTGGGATTGTTTTCTGTGATTCTTTGTACTGTGGGGGTATTTATCAGCAGTTTAGCGGCTGGTTGGGTAGGCGATCGCTCTTTATTAAAGTTGCTAGAAGAAAATTACCGTGATGTGATGTCAGCGAGTCGGGAGTCGCAAAACATCGATGCTGCAAGTTATCTAGATTTACTACCCCAGAACAAAGGAACCAAGGCTGATGACTGA
- the cas1 gene encoding CRISPR-associated endonuclease Cas1 codes for MTTLYLTEPGTVIRYRNESLTITKQEKSQNCRIAEITLVVVLPGVQLTDVVIAQLLDKGIETIFLRQDGQFRGRLQGQFATNPIIRLAQYRTVETTFGMAIAQKLVIGKIRNQRVLLQRRNRATKGEISQLAEAIDLISSYSSRLSDFTTPLNRDELMGVEGICARTYYQGLKHWFPPQWNFSGRNRRPPLDPINALLSWGYGVLLARVFSACVQAGLDPYLGFFHAIEPYRPNLVLDLMEEFRPIIVDQSVISIIQSDLLQSEDFQPSPDGEGIWLGTLAKKLFLGELERRFHTPILYPAQNRRLSLSQIVLEQARSLGRCLVNSRLEYEAFVIK; via the coding sequence ATGACCACACTATATTTAACAGAACCCGGAACCGTGATTCGCTACCGCAACGAATCCTTAACCATTACCAAACAAGAAAAATCTCAAAATTGCCGCATAGCCGAAATCACCTTAGTAGTAGTCTTACCAGGAGTACAGCTAACAGATGTCGTCATCGCCCAACTACTTGACAAAGGCATAGAAACCATATTTCTCCGCCAAGATGGTCAATTTCGCGGACGACTCCAGGGACAATTTGCCACAAACCCCATAATTCGCCTCGCTCAATATCGTACAGTGGAAACTACCTTTGGCATGGCCATAGCTCAAAAATTGGTCATAGGCAAAATTCGTAACCAACGAGTGCTGCTACAACGTCGCAACCGGGCGACAAAAGGAGAAATTAGCCAATTAGCCGAAGCCATAGATTTAATTAGTTCCTATTCCTCCCGTCTAAGTGATTTCACCACCCCCTTAAATCGAGATGAACTCATGGGAGTTGAAGGTATTTGCGCCCGCACATATTACCAAGGACTCAAACATTGGTTTCCGCCCCAATGGAACTTTAGTGGACGTAATCGCCGCCCACCACTAGATCCCATTAATGCACTGTTGAGTTGGGGTTATGGAGTCTTGTTAGCAAGAGTATTTTCGGCTTGTGTGCAAGCAGGACTTGATCCATATTTAGGCTTTTTTCATGCAATTGAACCTTATCGTCCCAATTTAGTTTTAGATTTAATGGAAGAATTTCGACCAATCATCGTAGATCAATCTGTAATTTCCATTATTCAATCAGACTTATTGCAAAGCGAAGACTTTCAGCCATCCCCAGATGGAGAGGGTATTTGGTTGGGAACCTTAGCCAAGAAGCTGTTTTTGGGAGAATTAGAACGCCGTTTTCACACCCCCATTTTGTATCCGGCGCAAAATCGGCGCTTGAGTTTGAGTCAAATTGTCTTAGAACAGGCGCGGAGTTTAGGACGCTGCTTAGTAAATTCACGGTTGGAATATGAGGCTTTTGTGATTAAATGA
- the cas2 gene encoding CRISPR-associated endonuclease Cas2, translating into MTKLWLVCYDVADDKRRTKLAKLIEQRCQRVQYSVFECPLDEKALTQQLENRWLKVIKVSEDNLRIYPLDSTAKQQTRVYGSSPPYEPPDYLIL; encoded by the coding sequence ATGACTAAATTATGGTTGGTTTGTTATGACGTAGCTGACGACAAGCGCCGGACTAAATTAGCCAAGTTAATTGAACAGCGTTGTCAACGGGTGCAATATTCGGTGTTTGAGTGTCCCTTAGATGAAAAGGCCTTGACACAACAGTTAGAAAATCGCTGGTTAAAGGTAATTAAAGTCAGTGAGGATAATTTGCGGATTTACCCGTTGGATAGTACAGCCAAGCAGCAAACGCGAGTCTATGGAAGTTCACCACCTTATGAACCGCCGGATTATTTAATTTTGTAA
- a CDS encoding type II toxin-antitoxin system VapC family toxin — MAPSNLEEALRFSRLEVLPMTLTHGIKVADLPMHHKDPFDRMLIAQALVEGLTIITVDQKFKFYDVPLLIIA, encoded by the coding sequence ATAGCTCCTAGTAATTTAGAGGAAGCTTTGCGTTTTAGTCGCTTAGAGGTTTTACCGATGACATTGACACATGGAATAAAGGTTGCTGATTTGCCAATGCATCATAAAGATCCTTTTGATAGAATGTTAATCGCTCAGGCTTTGGTAGAAGGTCTAACAATAATTACGGTAGACCAGAAGTTTAAATTTTATGATGTTCCGTTATTAATCATTGCATAA
- the grpE gene encoding nucleotide exchange factor GrpE, producing MRNDKHPIPSQVKKSWLLYSITAIILITSLVGLAVALLPNAIIEIQRDILFIISAIYLLASCSFFLWIYLRNQDQEFVGILPKAIDDLKRVGREYYNNTAAIQDNSVFVEKLHNGIEREFSRFVESNKSLENLLIEVRQEKGNLQRELENWQESTIEFFQLLERALELQQNPDVQESLKKNLKEFERIVNKRDFYRIAPTPQDKFDEIQHECKGEEPSSEVEPETILKCERWGYKSGAKVLQLAEVILGIAPENSNASEASNPIEISQV from the coding sequence ATGCGTAACGATAAACATCCCATCCCCAGCCAGGTAAAAAAATCTTGGCTACTTTATAGTATTACAGCCATTATTTTGATCACATCTCTAGTCGGACTTGCAGTTGCGCTTTTACCTAACGCCATAATTGAAATTCAGCGCGATATCCTCTTCATTATTTCCGCAATTTACCTTTTGGCTTCTTGCAGTTTCTTTTTATGGATATACCTGCGAAATCAAGACCAAGAATTTGTGGGTATCTTACCAAAAGCTATCGATGATTTAAAGAGAGTAGGCAGAGAATATTATAACAATACTGCTGCCATTCAAGACAATAGTGTATTTGTAGAAAAATTACACAACGGAATTGAACGAGAATTTAGCAGGTTTGTAGAAAGTAACAAATCACTTGAAAACCTCTTGATAGAAGTGCGTCAAGAAAAAGGTAATTTGCAGCGTGAGTTAGAAAATTGGCAGGAAAGCACTATTGAATTTTTTCAACTCTTAGAACGAGCATTAGAACTACAACAAAATCCAGATGTTCAGGAATCTCTGAAGAAAAATCTCAAAGAATTTGAACGCATTGTTAACAAACGTGATTTCTATCGAATTGCTCCCACTCCCCAGGATAAATTTGACGAAATCCAACATGAATGTAAAGGTGAAGAACCATCATCAGAGGTTGAACCTGAAACTATTCTTAAGTGTGAACGTTGGGGTTATAAATCAGGTGCGAAGGTTTTGCAATTAGCAGAGGTAATTCTAGGAATTGCACCGGAAAACAGTAATGCTTCTGAAGCATCTAACCCGATTGAGATATCGCAAGTTTAG
- a CDS encoding Hsp70 family protein: MKSNYAIGIDLGTSTSEICIYKNNEPLPIPDPITKIPIIPSIVAINERGKLLVGETARGIVDRKGFGVRESKRNMGTDKVFTLREQDYRPEEIAALILRKLKENAEEALGHPIQDVVISVPANFPDAARKATFNAGEIAGLNVLRLLNEPTAAALAFGIKNIASEEQLVVFDFGGGTLDISVLEMFEGVLDVKSSFGDPQLGGKDFDAVMISLLLQKFAAQYPEVAVENRETELKGQAEQAKKTLSIEQSCDVRIPYFATKDGKGIDLDIEITRTEFEQAIEPLLERARICIREALNAKKIRPSAIDRVLLVGGTTYIPAVRNMVAEMFGKQPKLDVNPDLAVGIGACIQAALAQGLINEENGIILTDVAPFGLGIDVVSMIGGQVMLTYEPLIERNTTIPYSVKKTYTLLHAEQQQVEVRLYQDHTGKARLPGDTQYTGISGEITDIPPAPNGNPYPIEIEFSYDINGMAKLTASIPDIRRSIEFAFGHSNNRMSQQETRVSTERIESLWKRHERAKQYESLINKAERFMAGIPPQERSPLSRAVMDLKEALTTDNSTNIDAAGDRLIDMMFAWENQ; the protein is encoded by the coding sequence ATGAAAAGCAATTACGCTATTGGTATTGATTTGGGTACTTCTACTTCGGAAATTTGTATTTACAAGAATAATGAACCTCTACCAATTCCTGACCCGATTACCAAAATTCCGATTATTCCCTCAATTGTGGCTATTAATGAACGGGGAAAACTTCTGGTTGGGGAAACAGCTAGGGGAATAGTTGACCGCAAGGGTTTTGGGGTGCGAGAAAGTAAGCGAAATATGGGAACTGACAAAGTTTTCACTTTACGCGAACAAGATTATCGCCCTGAAGAAATAGCTGCTTTAATTCTTCGCAAATTAAAAGAAAATGCTGAGGAAGCGTTAGGACATCCCATTCAAGATGTCGTGATTTCTGTCCCGGCTAATTTTCCTGATGCGGCGCGTAAAGCTACTTTTAATGCTGGGGAAATAGCTGGTTTAAATGTTCTGCGTTTACTCAATGAACCCACAGCCGCCGCATTAGCTTTTGGAATAAAAAATATTGCATCTGAAGAACAATTAGTTGTATTTGATTTTGGCGGCGGAACTTTAGATATTTCAGTTTTAGAAATGTTTGAAGGAGTCTTAGATGTTAAATCTAGTTTTGGTGATCCTCAATTGGGGGGTAAAGATTTTGATGCAGTGATGATTTCTCTGTTACTCCAAAAATTTGCCGCCCAGTATCCAGAAGTTGCAGTTGAGAACCGGGAAACGGAATTAAAAGGACAAGCCGAACAAGCCAAAAAGACACTTTCTATAGAACAGTCTTGTGATGTTCGCATTCCCTATTTTGCTACAAAAGATGGCAAAGGAATTGATTTAGATATTGAAATCACGCGCACGGAATTTGAACAAGCGATAGAACCACTTTTAGAAAGAGCCAGAATTTGTATCCGAGAAGCTTTAAATGCTAAGAAAATCCGCCCTAGTGCAATTGATAGAGTGCTGCTAGTGGGGGGGACAACCTATATTCCCGCCGTGCGAAATATGGTAGCGGAAATGTTTGGTAAACAACCAAAGTTAGATGTTAATCCAGATTTAGCCGTGGGGATTGGTGCTTGTATACAAGCTGCTTTAGCCCAAGGATTAATTAATGAGGAAAATGGGATAATTTTAACCGATGTCGCCCCCTTTGGCTTAGGAATTGACGTTGTGAGCATGATTGGCGGACAAGTCATGTTGACTTATGAACCGTTGATTGAACGAAATACGACTATTCCTTATTCTGTCAAAAAAACCTACACTTTACTTCATGCTGAACAGCAACAAGTTGAGGTGCGTTTATATCAAGATCACACAGGTAAAGCGAGACTTCCTGGAGATACTCAATATACGGGAATTAGTGGGGAAATTACAGATATTCCCCCTGCTCCTAATGGTAATCCTTATCCGATTGAAATTGAGTTTTCTTACGATATTAATGGGATGGCGAAACTGACAGCTAGTATCCCCGATATTCGCAGAAGTATTGAATTTGCTTTCGGACACTCAAACAACCGCATGAGTCAACAGGAAACACGAGTCTCCACTGAGCGCATTGAGAGTTTGTGGAAACGTCATGAACGCGCCAAGCAGTATGAAAGCTTGATTAATAAGGCTGAACGCTTTATGGCTGGTATTCCACCCCAGGAAAGATCACCTCTTTCTCGTGCGGTGATGGATTTGAAGGAAGCCTTGACTACTGACAATTCTACCAATATTGATGCGGCTGGCGATCGCCTCATAGACATGATGTTTGCATGGGAAAACCAATAG
- a CDS encoding J domain-containing protein — protein MAYELYQTLNIPTQASPEDIRRAYYRLVRKHSPEKDPERFKVIREAYETLSDAKAKQNYDSVQQHGGQIVVLLSQAEERMEEENWPEAIRLLKHTLVLSPGADSIRNRLGLCYIHHQQWDEATKTYQILTASNPDVAVYWSNFGCANKEIAETISEGDSRRSIYYQKARSCFQKSVDLEPFNSQPFMAIAQTFLAE, from the coding sequence ATGGCTTACGAACTATACCAAACGCTGAATATTCCTACCCAAGCATCTCCTGAAGACATCCGACGCGCCTATTATCGACTGGTACGCAAACATTCACCAGAGAAAGATCCCGAACGGTTCAAAGTAATTCGTGAAGCTTACGAAACCCTATCCGATGCTAAAGCCAAACAAAACTATGATTCTGTACAGCAGCATGGTGGACAAATTGTCGTTTTGCTCAGTCAAGCTGAAGAGAGAATGGAAGAGGAAAATTGGCCGGAAGCAATTCGACTGCTCAAACATACCTTAGTGCTTTCTCCTGGTGCAGACTCAATTCGGAATCGTTTAGGATTATGTTATATTCATCATCAACAATGGGATGAAGCTACAAAAACATATCAAATTTTAACTGCATCAAATCCTGATGTCGCTGTATATTGGTCAAACTTTGGTTGTGCTAACAAAGAAATAGCCGAGACTATTTCCGAAGGTGATAGCCGACGCTCTATATATTATCAAAAAGCTCGAAGTTGCTTTCAAAAATCGGTTGATTTAGAGCCATTTAACTCACAACCTTTTATGGCGATCGCGCAAACATTTTTAGCCGAATAA
- a CDS encoding CFI-box-CTERM domain-containing protein, producing MSAAKRFSPDNAEIATIQREISEVVNAFNEYDLLKDDYQIINGFKRLAGFRILNALGSEDSASERDRIFKDIISEISNSTDSEVLASAKRIKSKYPAIYQLNAEFFARLEKAAAEISRKQQYQPQTQPSNNSSDDCFVVTATYGTPHAAEVIKYRHFRDKYLRKHNLGRKFIHHYYHIGPLAASQIKKHPNLKKIMALILGKLAKYLPN from the coding sequence ATGTCAGCAGCAAAAAGGTTTAGTCCTGATAATGCGGAAATTGCCACAATACAGCGAGAAATTTCCGAAGTTGTGAATGCATTCAATGAATATGATCTGCTCAAAGATGATTATCAAATTATCAACGGTTTCAAAAGATTAGCAGGATTCCGCATTCTTAACGCACTGGGTTCAGAAGATTCCGCCTCTGAACGAGACAGAATTTTTAAAGATATCATCTCAGAAATTAGCAACTCAACAGACAGTGAAGTTCTTGCATCTGCAAAGCGGATAAAATCTAAATATCCTGCCATATATCAATTAAACGCTGAATTTTTTGCTCGGCTAGAAAAAGCTGCTGCGGAGATTTCCAGAAAACAGCAATATCAACCCCAAACTCAACCGAGTAATAATTCTTCAGACGATTGTTTTGTAGTCACAGCCACCTATGGTACACCCCATGCAGCAGAAGTAATCAAATATCGTCACTTCCGAGATAAATATTTAAGAAAACACAACTTAGGTAGAAAATTCATTCACCATTATTATCATATTGGTCCCCTAGCAGCCAGCCAGATTAAAAAGCACCCAAATCTGAAAAAAATCATGGCATTAATCCTGGGTAAACTAGCCAAATACTTACCCAATTAA
- a CDS encoding TdeIII family type II restriction endonuclease, which translates to MNKQERISKAIKDVISEMMERVMERVLITDPFIKENHRSSKPMYAALVPDEIFKGSHFERRFVTPFGSVWEKLAQVVALEAHGNCEMGHTINGTIGQESLRRIQEILNKLEHSKGKEKIKPNWEQELKYIKAGGGQLIPVSVVCDIFIENKEHGTRYAFELKAPLPNSDQTKVSKEKLFKLLAMNPTVVDYAYYALPYNPYGKKENYKWTFPMRWFNMYEDESVLIGDEFWELIGGEGTYSNFIKEINVLGKDYKERIYKEFLGIEPPQDFEEGFLK; encoded by the coding sequence ATGAATAAACAAGAAAGAATTTCAAAAGCCATAAAAGATGTCATATCTGAAATGATGGAACGAGTAATGGAGCGTGTTTTAATTACCGATCCTTTTATTAAAGAAAATCACCGTTCAAGTAAACCTATGTATGCAGCCTTAGTACCTGATGAAATTTTTAAAGGTTCACATTTTGAAAGAAGATTTGTCACTCCATTTGGTAGTGTATGGGAAAAACTTGCACAAGTAGTTGCTTTAGAAGCTCATGGTAATTGTGAAATGGGACATACAATCAACGGAACAATTGGACAAGAAAGTTTAAGAAGGATTCAAGAAATTTTAAATAAATTAGAACATAGTAAAGGTAAGGAAAAAATAAAACCTAATTGGGAACAAGAATTAAAATATATTAAGGCAGGAGGTGGACAACTTATTCCTGTAAGTGTTGTGTGTGATATTTTTATAGAAAACAAAGAACATGGAACAAGGTATGCTTTTGAATTAAAAGCTCCATTACCAAATAGTGATCAAACAAAAGTAAGTAAAGAAAAATTATTTAAGCTTTTAGCAATGAATCCAACAGTTGTTGATTATGCCTACTATGCTTTGCCATATAATCCTTACGGTAAAAAAGAAAATTATAAATGGACTTTTCCTATGAGATGGTTCAATATGTATGAAGATGAATCAGTGTTAATAGGGGATGAATTTTGGGAACTGATTGGAGGAGAAGGTACTTATAGTAATTTCATTAAAGAAATTAATGTATTGGGTAAGGATTACAAAGAAAGAATTTATAAAGAATTTTTAGGAATTGAACCTCCTCAAGATTTTGAAGAAGGATTTTTAAAATAA